The following is a genomic window from Cinclus cinclus chromosome 7, bCinCin1.1, whole genome shotgun sequence.
TGGACGCCCCTGGGCGCCTCTACAGCAGCATCCTGAGGCTGATGGAGGGGTCCCGGTAGAGCCACCGGTGGCCTGGCCCCTGTCCCTCAGCTGGGACAGCCCGAGGAGGGGGTGGGAcactccctgctgtcccctccttcCTGCTGGCCTGACGCGCTTGTGGTGATGGTGCTTTCCACGCATCCCTTGGTAGTTGAGGTCTCTCCTCCTTGCTTGGGAGCTCCTCAAGCACTAGTGGCACGGTGCTGGGAGGGCAGCACCGAGGTCAGCCGAGGcaccagagcaggcaggagccacTAGCCCTGCTGGAAGGGTCCCAAGATGATGGTGCTGAGccagggggacatggggacccTGCCACGACCCCACAGTGGCTGTCCAGTGGGTTGTGAATTAGAGCACCCAGCCTTATGAGGAGCTGGGCCTGTTGAGTCTGGCTGGGGGGGGGATAGGCTGAGAGCAGCCCCCCAGCTGTGGCACACGTAGGAATGGAGCAGATGGATGAGGCCAAACCCTTCTTGGCAGCAGCAACAGGTGATGCAATGAAGGGTTCTGGCCCCAAATTGCAGCTCAGGGGGGTTCAGGTTGGATGTGGAGAATCCTTTTTCCCCAAGACAAGTCCCCTGGGAAGCGGAAGGTCTCCATCTGGCCCAAGCCAGGCACCTGCCTGCATTGTTTGGGCTGGGACTCAGGGACCAGAGGTCCCCAGGAATGGCTGCTTGGCTCAGCACCAAGACACTGGGAATGATCATCCCTCACCCCTGGGAGCTGGTGATCCCAAAtgccctgggctgagctgcagggccACCGTGCCCCCAGgaagctgctgccaggctgaTGTCCCCAGCTCATCCCACAGTACTGCTTGCTGCaaacctggagctggagaaaATCCCTCCAAAATAAATACTCAAAGGGGATGCTTTGACACCCCCAGCTCTTCCTTGCACGTGAATATTTTCTGGGGAGCTGCCAGAGCCAGCGGGGACACAGTAACTCCACAGGTAGCTGATAGAGCTGGGTGGCACAGTGGGTTCTCCGAGGGTCCCAGCTGGGAGTATTCCAGTACACCCCAGtaccccatcccaccccacggCAGGCGGCAGAAACACTTgttggcaaaaaaaaccccgcCAGACAGCCTTGGGAGTGGAGACCCTTATTGTATCCACGAAGATTTGGGAATCACGGGTGGGAGGGAGCGCTGGGGCTGGCGcttggggcagctctgctgggatgcGTGCGGCAGGATCGCGGGACGATGGGCATCCACCGCTCCTCCACCTTGCCAGGCTGGCCGGCCACGGTATAAGGTGGATGAGCGGGAGCAGAACAGGGAGAGGAGGACAGTGGGGAGGTGGTCCCAGGGCTGCCCCTACTCCAGGAGAGCTCCCCTCTCCCACCCCGGCCTTGGGCGCAAGCAGCTGGTTCATCACTGCACCGGGACCCACGGGCATCCCTCCGTGCCTCCCCCCACTCATCTCCCCAACCTCGCCTAtatcccttccttcctccttcccttctgccgCGGCCCGGGCCGCTCCAGGGGCGGTGCCGTTGGCGGCGGGCGGTGCcagcggcggcggaggcggtACCGGCCGGCGCGGGCGGCCATGgagggcggcgggcggcgggtgGTGGCGGTGGGAGCGGGGCtggcggggctgggggcggCCCAGCGGCTCCGCGGACACGGCTCCCTCCGCCTGCTGGAGGCGGCGGCCCGCGCCGGCGGCCGCGTCTGCACCCGCCCCTTCGGTACGGGCGGGGAGGCCGGGGGAGGCTCCGGGAACCGGGGGTGGGCGGCACCGGGGGGCGGGCCCGGGCCGGGGTAGGGGCAGGGGGCGGTTGTACCGGGATGCGGAGCTGCCCCTGACCTCCGGCCCGTGGGGCCGGTCCTGAGTGGGCCGGACACGTGGCCGGTCCCGTGGGCACCCGGGGATCGAACGGAAGCCGGTCCCGGGTGGCAccgggggcgcggcggggcccgcCGGCTCTGGCCTTTTCGGGGCCGCGGGAGTCCCGCTGCGTCCCGAGGGCTTCTCCACGGGCACGGCTCCGGGTGTGACCcgttctccctccttccctccctcccggCAGCGTCGGGGCTGGCGGAGATGGGCGCACACTGGATCCACGGCCCCTCGCCGGGAAATCCCGTGTTCTGCCTGGCCTCCCGCTACGGCCTGCTGGGCCCGGAGGCTGCCCGGGAGGAGAACCAGCAGGTGGAAGCGGGGGGCCACCCCCCGATGCCGTCCGTCACCTACGGCAGCTCGGGGAAGGTGCTGAGCCCCAAGGCAGTGCGCGAAGCCCGCGACCTCTTCTACGCCCTCCTGGCCTCTACCCGCGCTTTCCAGGGGTCCAAGGAGCCACCGTGGCCCAGCGTGGGTCAGTACGTGCGGGCAGAGATCGCCCGGACGGTCCCCACGATGGCGGGGGGCCAGGACGATGCCCGGCGGCTCCAGCTGGCCGTGCTCGCCGCCTGCCTCAAGTTGGAGTGCTGCATTAGCGGGACCCACAGCATGGACCTGGTGGCCCTGGAGCCCTTCGGGGAGTACGTGTCGCTGCCCGGCCTGGACTGCACCTTCCCAGGGTAAGCGCAGGGCTCCGGAGCGGGACACGGAGGAGCGTCCCAGGGGCCGCCCCGTTCCCAGCGGTGACTCCTCCCACAGTGGCTACAGCAGCTTGGCCGAGCGCCTGCTCTCGGATCTGCCCGAGGGCACCGTCCTGCTCAACAAGGCGGTGAGGACCATCCAGTGGCAAGGGTCCTTCCGTGAGGAAGCGGACGATGCCAGAGTTTTCCCTGTCCGAGTGGAGTGCGAGGATGGAGATGTCTTCCTCGCTGACCACGTCATCATCACTGTCCCGCTGGGTGAGGACACCAACACCTTCCCTTGCCCTGACCTTCCCCTCCAACAAGCTGGCACTGGTGGAGATGGGCAAGTGGAGGGGAGGGATTGCCTAAACCTCTTCCCAGCCTCCCCTCTCCCACTGGGAAGAGGTTGGGAAGGGGTTTGGGGAGATCAGAGCATCTTAGACACCATTTAGGAGCCTAGCTGAGAGCAACTTGTGGCTACAGGTTTCCTCAAGGAGCACCACCAGAAACTCTTCCAGCCTCCCCTTCCCGAGCGGAAAGCACAGGCCATTCGCAACCTGGGATTTGGCACCAACAACAAGATATTCCTGGAGTTCGAGGAGCCTTTTTGGgagcctgagcagcagctcctggaagtGGTGTGGGAGGACGATTCCcccctggaggagcccagcGCTGACCTGGAGGCCAGCTGGTTCAAGAAGCTCATCGGATTCGTGGTGCTCCAGCCGCCAGAGCAGTAGGTGGCCAGGGATTTTGGGCATCCTCCGGGCCTTCTCTGGGCCGCTGGTGGGCACGGGGAAAGGCAGCAGCTTTCAGCCCCACACTCCCGCCCCAGGCACGGGCACGTCCTGTGCGGCTTCATCGCGGGGAAGGAGTCGGAGCACATGGAGACGCTGAGCGACGCCGAGGTGCTCAGCGCCATGACCCGCGTCCTGCGCACCATGACAGGTGCCTGCCCCGCCCTCCCCGCCCGCCCACTGCCCCGGGGGATTTCCCGATCCTTCCCCTAACCCCTATCCACAGGGAATCCGAAGCTGCCCGCGCCCAGGAGCGTGCTCCGGTCCCGCTGGCACAGCGCTCCCTACACCCTCGGCTCCTACAGCTACGTGGCCGTTGGCAGCTCGGGGGACGACATCGATGTACTCGCACAGCCGCTGCCCGaggacccccgggacccccgggtGAGGATTGCAGCGGGGACAGACAGACTGGGGTGGGGACAGGCcgctccaggagcacagggaggtaGCACTGCTGACCCTTTGCGGGAGTCACCAATGCTCAGGTCACCTGCTGAGCTCCACGGGAGTGGGGGCATTTCCATAAAAGTCGTGGACAGGTAGCTCCTCCCAACCGCTTCCCAGCCTCCTCACGGCGCGGCCTAGGGAAGGGAAAGTTcccatttctgcatttttaatgctGTCGTGCCCCCGCGGGGTGCCGGAGTGCAGGGCTGAGGCTATTCCAGCACAGCTCCGCCGCCTATGTGCTCACCCCCCGCCTCTCcgcagcccctgcagctcctcttcGCCGGCGAGGCCACGCACCGCACCTTCTACTCCACCACCCACGGGGCACTGCTGTCAGGGTGGCGAGAGGCCGAGCGGCTCAACCAGCTCTTCCAGGCGCCCGTCCCCGCGCCTCAGTCCTGAGGCAGCAAAATAAACGCCGGTGCTTTGGCCTTCGGTCTCCTTTATTGAGAAACGTCCCCGCCGGCGCCTTCTTCCTCTCCGTGGCGTGGTGGATGCGGCGGGGGTGGCTGCATCAAGCGGGGGCTGCGGTGTTGATTTAATACCAGTTGGTGCTGGAGATGGTGTAGCGGGGATCGTCCAGCGGATCCTGCGTCGGGCCTGGCCgcctggggggctctggggcgGGCTGGGGGGCGGATGGACGAGGGGGTTGAGGCTCAGAAACGGCGGCACGGGGCGTGCCGGGCCCCACTCGGGCCCCGGCACGCCCCGTGCCGCCGGGAGGTGCGGCCGAGCCTCCCGGTGGCGGCGGCAGCGGCTCCGCCATCGCTGTCACTGAGGCAGCTTCCGGTCGCGCCGGAAGTGACGTGTTCCGCGCCGAAGCCATGCGGGTGTGGGCAGCGCTGCGGGCGGCGGGGACGGTCCCGGGAGGGCTCCGGGAGCGCTTCGAGTTCGGCGGCCGCGATGTGGCCTCGTGGTTCCCGCGGCACATGGCGAAAGGTGAGGGGCGGCAGCGCGGCGGATCGAGTTCCCCCCACCTCGAGCGCCCGCCGCGCGCTCACCCCGCGCTGTGCTGCGTGTGCTGCAGGCCTGCGGCAGATGCGACTGGCGCTGCGCCGCGCCGACTGCCTCGTGGAGGTGCACGACGCTCGAATATCCTCCACAGCTGCCGGAGAACCCTCTCCCCTGTCCCTTCAGACCACCCTTGCCCCTCTCCACCTCCTCTCCACGCCCCTCCCGCTACGCGCTTCCAGTCACTGTCCTTAGCGCAGGCACATTCCGCTGTCGGGCCGTAACCCCGCGCTCCTGGAGGCGCTAGGCATTCGCCCTCACGTCCTGGTGCTGAACAAGATGGATCTGGCTGATCCCCGCCGGCAGTCGGTGAGCgccggggcagggccgggcggGGGGAAGCCGTGGTGTCACAGGCAGGTGACAGCGGTGCCTCTTCCCGGCCCCGCCAGGCGGTCttggagcagctgaggcagcagggatgCTCGAACGTAGTCTTCACTGACTGCCAGCGTGATGTCAACGTCAAGAAGGTAGTGaggcagcagcccagccctTTGGAGACCCCTCGGTGCTCCAGCTGGCTGCTCCCTTTCCAGCTGTCCCAAGTCCTCTGCTCGGCCCCCGTTGTATGCATCTTGCTGGCACAGTGTCACCAAGCAagtggctgctgccagccagggcACAGAGTGACAgccctgttcctgttcctctgcaggTTGTCCCCATGGTTGCCAGGCTGGTGGCCAACGGCCCACGCTACCACAGGGCTGAGGTGAGACCCATGCACATGGGGTCACAGAATatcctgggttggaagggacccacaaagaccatccagcccagctcctggcccaaCGCAGacaccccagcaatcccaccatgtgcatccctgggagtgctgtCCAAACCcttctggagctctggcagccttggggctgtgcctATTTCCtgtggagcctgggcagtgcccagcaccctctgggggaagaaccttgcCCTGATCTCCTgcctgaccctgccctggcacagctccagctgttccctgggtcctgtcccagAGAACAGAGATCGAAGTTGCCCTGGGGAGGATCTGCAGCCCCCGGGGAGGTCTGACCTCCGTgcactgtgctgcagctgaacaaaccaagtgacctcagccagcCCCTGTGTGGCCCTCCAGACCTTTCCCCATCCTTGtgtccctcctttggacactctctgaCAGCCttttatattgtggcacccTAAAACTTCCCCCAGTGCATGAGGTGAAGCtaccccagtgcagagcagagggagggtCACCCCCCTCTCCAGCCAAGGGATGAGGCTGCTCCCACATGTGCCACAAGTGCCAGCAAACCGTGGGGTATTTCCCTGTGGCAGCTGCCTGTTGCTGCAGGGGTGTGTTGTTGGTAACCGGCTGCTCCTTGCCCATGTCTCCCTGGCTTCCAGAGCTCCGAGCACAACATCCTGGTGATCGGCGTGCCCAACGTGGGCAAATCCTCGCTCATCAATTCCCTGCGAAGGCTGTACCTCAAGAAGGGTACTTCTGCTCAGtgccagggctcagggaggaggTGAGTGCAGTATCACGTGTGTCCGTGACTGTGTCTCTCCCCCCAGGCAAAGCCACTGCAGTGGGGGGCGAGCCAGGAATCACCAAGGCAGTGCTGTCCAGGATCCAGGTACCATCCCTGCATCCAGGAGACCTCCAGGCTCACTGAGCTGATCCTGGAGAGTTGCTCAGGTCCCCTTTGCGGCAGGGCCTCATTCATTAGCAGTGTGTTGCTAATTACCAGCCCTGCCTCCCCCATGCCAGGTGTGTGAGAAGCCCTTGATGTACCTGGTGGACACCCCTGGCGTGTTGCCCCCCCGGCTGGGGGATGTGGAGACAGGAATGAAGCTGGCACTGTGTGGTGAGGCTGTGGCCAGAGGTGGTCCCCAAATGTGGTTCAGGGCTTGGTACCCGAGGCTGGGGTGACCCTGCTGCTCACAATTCCTGGGTGTGAGGGGATGGAAGGAGGGTTggccagggctcagcagggcttaGGGAAGCTGGGGCTCGACCCTCTTTTGCAGGAGCCATCCTTGACCACCTGGTGGGGGAGGACATCATGGCCGACTACCTCTTGTACACCCtgaacaagcagcagcagttcgGGTGAGCCGACGGGGAAACAGGGAGGGGTCCCAAGAGGGTGATGGAGATGCCAGGCCCAGGGAATTCTGTGGGGAGGTGGTGCCAGTAGGGTGTGAGCTGTGTCCTCCGGCAGGTACGTGCAGCGCTACGGGCTGGGCCAGCCCTGCGACCACATCGAGCCCCTGCTCAAGCATGTGGCCCTCACCCAGGGCCGCGCGCAGAAGGTGAAGGTGCTGACAGGCACAGGTGGGTCAcctggggtgcaggagctgggatttttgggggtcccagggcaCCTTCAGGCTGTGCTGACACTCCTGTATCCATTGCCATCCTCAGGGAACGTCAACATGATGATGCTCAACTACCCAGCTGCTGCCTACGAGTTCCTCAGGGATTTCCGAGCAGGACGCCTGGGCAGGGTGACACTGGACTGAGGTCTGTCACTGGGCcggcactgcctgcagccatgtggactggggacaccctggtgccccatggggctgggaacacctcagcagggagctgtggTGTGCGATTGAAGcggctctgccagggctgtcccGGGTTTGGGGCAAGAAGCCGGAGGGACAGAATGCCCTGTGGGGTCGCTGTTGTGATGCTCCCATGGAGAGCTGTGCCCGCCCCCGGAGAGCCTCGGGCAGGGCTGGTGCCTCCGGCTGGGACCTACAAACCTCCAGGGAGCTGTTTCTTCGCAGTGGTTTTGGCCTGCACTGGAGCCTCCATCCCGAAATAAAGCGTGCGTGGGCAGGGGCCGGGCGCTCGCCATCCCAGGGTCCCGTCCCTCACCCCGCATCCAGCCACACCTGCTTTCGCCCAGTTTTATTGCCGCCTCCTCAACCTCCGGACGCGGCGAGGCTACGGACAGGGGCGCGGTGCAGAGGGGTGCCCGAGCCGGCGGGGTTTGGCTCGTGTGCGGaggagtggtggtggtggagggtGTTCCGCGGGGATCCTGCCCCGCCGGCGGTGGGTGACCATAGCCCCGGGAGCCGCTGCTCGCCTGGGGCTCATCAGCCCCGGGAGGGGCGGCCGGTCCTCGCGGCGTCGTGGGTACGCCGGGCAGAGTCAGGTCCCCCGAAATCCATCAGCGGCGGAGGAGGGCGGCCAGcgggcagagccagggcagcgcccggcccggcggggTCCCGGCCGGCGCGGCAGAGGTCCAGGCGCTGGCGGCCGCCGTCCAGTTGCCGTCGCGGTACTCGACGCCGTCTCCCGCTTGCAGCTCTCCGGAGAGCCGGGACCGGCGCagggccgcccccgccgccacgccggccgccgctcccgccgccgccgcccccgccacGCGCAGGGCCGCCCCGGCAGAGCCGTACCGGGGCACGGCCGCCCTCGGCCGGCTGCgggccgccccccgcgccgCGCCGCGGGCCGCCCCCCGGGCGCCGCCGCGCCCACCCTTGCCGGCCACCGTGTCGCAGAAGGTGGCGGCCAGCAGCACCAGCGCCCAGCACGCCGCCGCGCTCCGCCGCATCCCGCACCTGccgcagggagggagggagggagagcccCGCCGCTCAGCCGCGCCCGGCCGCGGGCGGGGGACCGCGCACCGACGTGTCCCGCTTGCGCGTGTGCTGGGGCCGCGCACGCGTGTGTCGCGGCACACGCAGCCACCCGCGCGTTGCATAAACGcgctccccccacccctgcgGATGATGCTCCCGCACACACTCGCACACGCGCGCTCCGCAGAGCCCTGTGGACGATGCTCCGCACAGCCGTGTGGATGATGCTCCCGCACAAGCTCGCACCCACGAGTTTCCCTGGCTTCGCACACACCCCCGCCCCTCCCTTCCCGCCCGCGGGGCTCACCGCGCCCGGGGATGCCACCGGCTCGTTGCGCTCCTTTCCACTCTTCTCTGGCCGCGCTCCCGCTGCCGCGCTACCGCCGCGCCCCCCGCATTCCCCCACACTCCCCGGCACGGGGGGGCGGCGGGGAAATCCCCTCTTCTTACCCTTTCCCTTCCCGTTCCCGGCGGCGCCTCTAAACCCCCCACACCCCGCCGCCCCGGCTCCCCCCGCACCCCGCGGGGCGGCGCGGCTGGACCCCGGCTCGGGGCGGGGTTGGGGCCCCGCGCCCCCTCCCACGGCCCGGGggtcccggccccgccccgctgCCCCGCCTCGACCAATGGGGACGGCGCctggcggggcggggccggctcCACCAATGGGCGGTGGCGAGAGGGGCGGGGATCGCTCCGCGCTCCGCCATGGCCGCCCCGCTGCGAGCGCTCCtgcgccccgccgccgccgccgccgccgcgctccCCCGAGCgcgcctcccgccgccgctccgcgccCCCCGCCTCGCACGGGGCTGCAGCGCCGGTGAGCACCGGGGGGGCACCGCGGGTGGGTGGGCTTAGCGCCGGGCCCCGCGTCCCCGCACCGGGCACGGTCGTAGCCCCGCGGGTATGCACCCATCGACCTGTACGTGGTCCCTGGTCTGCGCACCAGGCCACGGCACCGGGCACCGCGTGTCCCTACTCCATGTACGCTCCCAGCGCTGGGCACGGAGTCCCTGGGCTGTGCGCCAGGACCACAGCACAGGGCACCGGGACACAGCGCAAGGTACGGTCCCAGCACCGGGCCTGTGCCCAGCGAGTTTCACGTGGTTCCGGAGCTGCGCTCCAGAGCCCATCACCGGGCACCGGCGCCCTGCGCCAGGTATGGGCAGTAGCACTGCATACCAGGACACCGGCACTGGGGCCCAGCACCGGTCACCGGGGTCCCTGGACCATGCACCGGATCCCACTAGCTCCAGTGTGCCTGGAGCACGCACACTGTCCGAGCACAGGGTGGTCACGGGGCTGCATCCTCGCGGACtagggtggcactgggagctcctCCGGGCCGAGCTCCCGGTGACGTCCCGCCGGCTGCCGGTGACCGCTGACATCAAGGTCGCCTTTAAATAGCACGGAGTGACGGTGGCCCGGCATTGCCGAGGGTGGACGGGGGTCCACCCGGTGCCCGGCGGTCGGTGGGCTAACTGGCCAGTGCTGATGcggtgggcaggggctgccttCCAGTACCTGCTAGTACAGAAGACGGGGGCTCAGAAGAACGTGGGGCTGATCCAGCTGAACCGGCCTCAGGCGCTCAATGCGCTCTGCGAGGGGCTCATGGAAGAGCTGCGGCGGGCGCTGGAGGCCATGGAGAGCGACCCGGAGGTGGGAGCCATCGTCCTCACCGGCAGCCAGAAAGCCTTCGCAGGTAGGATGGGGGGACTCTGCTCACCCCAAAGTTTTGGAGGGGACTGGTGTCCCACTGTGCTTCCCTTTGTAGCTGGTGCAGACATCAAGGAGATGCAGAATAAAACCTTCCAGGAGTGCTACAGCGGTGGCTTCCTCGCCGGGTGGGACAAGGTCTCCATTGTCCGCAAACCCATCATCGCTGCCGTCAATGGCTACGCCGTGAGTGTCCCCTACATCTccctgcacctcctgccccCACCCCGGCTCCCCCAACCCATCTCtgcctcccctgtcccagctgggagGTGGGTGCGAGCTGGCCATGATGTGCGACATCATCTACGCCGGGGAGAAAGCGCAGTTCGGGCAACCCGAAATCCTGCTGGGAACCAtcccaggtgagcagcaggcACCTGCCAGGGGCTTCCATCGCAGCTGGGGTGAGGCCACCCAGGTATCCATCTCTGAACCTCTCCCTTCCCTAAATGCCCCAGGAGCCGGCGGGACACAGAGACTGACCAGGGCAGTGGGGAAGTCGCTGGCAATGGAGATGGTGCTCACCGGGGACCGGATTTCAGCAAAGGAGGCAAAGGAGGCAGGTAGGGGCATGgaacagccctggcactgcaggagt
Proteins encoded in this region:
- the PAOX gene encoding peroxisomal N(1)-acetyl-spermine/spermidine oxidase, coding for MEGGGRRVVAVGAGLAGLGAAQRLRGHGSLRLLEAAARAGGRVCTRPFASGLAEMGAHWIHGPSPGNPVFCLASRYGLLGPEAAREENQQVEAGGHPPMPSVTYGSSGKVLSPKAVREARDLFYALLASTRAFQGSKEPPWPSVGQYVRAEIARTVPTMAGGQDDARRLQLAVLAACLKLECCISGTHSMDLVALEPFGEYVSLPGLDCTFPGGYSSLAERLLSDLPEGTVLLNKAVRTIQWQGSFREEADDARVFPVRVECEDGDVFLADHVIITVPLGFLKEHHQKLFQPPLPERKAQAIRNLGFGTNNKIFLEFEEPFWEPEQQLLEVVWEDDSPLEEPSADLEASWFKKLIGFVVLQPPEQHGHVLCGFIAGKESEHMETLSDAEVLSAMTRVLRTMTGNPKLPAPRSVLRSRWHSAPYTLGSYSYVAVGSSGDDIDVLAQPLPEDPRDPRPLQLLFAGEATHRTFYSTTHGALLSGWREAERLNQLFQAPVPAPQS
- the MTG1 gene encoding mitochondrial ribosome-associated GTPase 1, which produces MRVWAALRAAGTVPGGLRERFEFGGRDVASWFPRHMAKGLRQMRLALRRADCLVEVHDARIPLSGRNPALLEALGIRPHVLVLNKMDLADPRRQSAVLEQLRQQGCSNVVFTDCQRDVNVKKVVPMVARLVANGPRYHRAESSEHNILVIGVPNVGKSSLINSLRRLYLKKGKATAVGGEPGITKAVLSRIQVCEKPLMYLVDTPGVLPPRLGDVETGMKLALCGAILDHLVGEDIMADYLLYTLNKQQQFGYVQRYGLGQPCDHIEPLLKHVALTQGRAQKVKVLTGTGNVNMMMLNYPAAAYEFLRDFRAGRLGRVTLD
- the SPRN gene encoding shadow of prion protein; the encoded protein is MRRSAAACWALVLLAATFCDTVAGKGGRGGARGAARGAARGAARSRPRAAVPRYGSAGAALRVAGAAAAGAAAGVAAGAALRRSRLSGELQAGDGVEYRDGNWTAAASAWTSAAPAGTPPGRALPWLCPLAALLRR
- the ECHS1 gene encoding enoyl-CoA hydratase, mitochondrial; the encoded protein is MAAPLRALLRPAAAAAAALPRARLPPPLRAPRLARGCSAGAAFQYLLVQKTGAQKNVGLIQLNRPQALNALCEGLMEELRRALEAMESDPEVGAIVLTGSQKAFAAGADIKEMQNKTFQECYSGGFLAGWDKVSIVRKPIIAAVNGYALGGGCELAMMCDIIYAGEKAQFGQPEILLGTIPGAGGTQRLTRAVGKSLAMEMVLTGDRISAKEAKEAGLVSKVYPVEKLLDAAIACAEKIASNSKLVAAMAKESVNAAFETTLTEGNRTEKRLFYATFATSDRKEGMTAFVEKRKANFTDS